The following are encoded in a window of Harmonia axyridis chromosome 7, icHarAxyr1.1, whole genome shotgun sequence genomic DNA:
- the LOC123684354 gene encoding TWiK family of potassium channels protein 18-like, with amino-acid sequence MKNGNGDTSCVDIDHITFERNNYKNKLVEASVQTSPLIPYRLRFWPRSSCDMQYDPKKESCTVVGLQCGCKVVTQWVLSQMGLTLVVFGWALLGAYAFYKTEGPREFGQQEQMEQTQKELSIELATSLRQTEGHNENWPKVIERYMQQHEDVLLKAVAAGFGEGGQEKIWTYPGCILFAVSLLTTLGFGAPVPRTTLGRGTAVIFSAIGIPLHFLLIFNIGNLGAIRLQQLAYRISSTDIPSGSPPPKWLKWFPVGAILLYYLMGVTLFGFLRKREAFDSFLFPLDFTAAGGVSTVPGYIKICYAIYLEVAVTLAALVVSLLQASATSSLVDVGLKLGLLTNT; translated from the exons atgaaaaatggaaatgGAGACACCAGCTGCGTGGATATCGACCATATCACTTTCGAGCGCAACAACTACAAGAACAAGCTGGTCGAAGCATCTGTACAGACTTCTCCCCTCATACCCTACAGGTTGAGGTTTTGGCCGAGGAGCTCATGTGATATGCAGTATGATCCTAAAAAGGAGAGTTGTACAGTTGTAGGATTACAATGTGGGTGCAAAGTCGTCACGCAATGGGTACTAAGTCAGATGGGACTGACCTTGGTGGTGTTCGGATGGGCTCTTCTTGGAGCTTATGCATTTTACAAGACAGAAG GACCTAGAGAGTTCGGACAGCAAGAGCAAATGGAACAAACACAAAAAGAACTGTCAATCGAACTGGCAACTTCTTTGCGGCAAACGGAAGGACACAATGAGAACTGGCCGAAAGTTATTGAACGTTACATGCAGCAACATGAAGACGTCCTCCTAAAAGCAGTTGCTGCAGGTTTTGGAGAAGGGGGCCAAGAGAAAATATGGACTTATCCTGGATGTATACTCTTCGCAGTATCTCTACTAACTACTTTgg GTTTTGGGGCACCTGTACCAAGAACAACCTTAGGAAGGGGAACAGCTGTAATCTTTTCGGCAATTGGCATTCCACTACATTTTCTCCTCATCTTCAATATAGGGAATCTTGGAGCAATCCGTTTACAACAACTAGCTTACAGAATATCCTCCACAGACATACCATCTGGCTCACCTCCCCCAAAGTGGCTCAAATGGTTTCCAGTAGGAGCTATACTTCTTTATTACCTAATGGGAGTAACGCTTTTCGGTTTTCTGAGAAAAAGAGAAGCATTCGACAGCTTTCTCTTTCCACTAGACTTCACAGCTGCTGGGGGAGTGTCAACAGTACCAGGCTACATCAAGATTTGCTACGCTATATACCTTGAAGTGGCTGTCACTTTAGCGGCATTGGTAGTATCTTTACTACAAGCCTCGGCGACTAGTAGTTTGGTAGATGTTGGGTTGAAACTTGGGCTTCTGACAAATACATGA
- the LOC123684676 gene encoding dolichyl-phosphate beta-glucosyltransferase → MMFNLNIVVFYASGFAASILLSICIFFLATAKQYPIIRRTKREKCFVNPSTGQVLEFPSLKDECSLDLSVIVPAYNEETRLPSMLNECIDYLESSSTSYEIIIVSDGSTDGTVNVANKFSERIGTNKLRVLELETNRGKGGAVRLGMLSARGALLLFADADGATKFSDYLKIENSMRNTLKVTGSVRHMAIKLGIVIGSRAHLEKDSIAQRSIFRTILMYGFHALVWMFAVKGIKDTQCGFKLFTRQAALDCFESLHVERWAFDVELLKIARSLEIPIVEVPVNWTEIEGSKVTPVLSWIEMAIDLALIWLRYTIGAWKIKAKYD, encoded by the exons ATGATGTTCAATCTGAATATTGTGGTTTTTTATGCGTCAGGATTTGCAGCTTCTATTTTATTATCG atttgtatatttttcttggCTACTGCCAAACAATATCCAATTATTAGACGAACTaaaagagaaaaatgttttGTGAATCCTTCCACTGGCCAAGTGTTGGAGTTTCCATCTCTGAAAGATGAATGTTCCTTAGATTTGTCTGTAATAGTTCCAGCATATAATGAAGAAACAAGAT taCCTTCAATGCTAAATGAATGTATTGACTATTTAGAATCAAGTTCAACcagttatgaaataataatagttaGTGATGGGAGTACTGATGGGACTGTAAATGTTGCCAACAAATTCTCTGAGAGAATAGGTACAAATAAGTTGAGAGTATTGGAACTTGAAACTAATAGGGGTAAAGGTGGAGCTGTGAGACTG GGAATGCTCAGTGCTAGAGGCGCTCTCCTATTATTTGCCGATGCTGATGGAGCAACGAAATTTTCAGATTATCTCAAAATAGAGAATTCCATGAGAAATACATTGAAAG TTACGGGCAGTGTTAGACATATGGCTATTAAATTGGGAATCGTTATTGGCTCGAGGGCACATCTAGAGAAGGATTCAATAGCCCAAAGAAGTATATTTCGAACAATTTTAATGTATGGATTTCATGCATTGGTTTGGATGTTTGCTGTTAAAGGAATAAAAGATACTCAGTGTGGATTCAAACTGTTCACAAGACAAGCGGCTCTGGATTGTTTTGAGAGCCTCCATGTGGAACGTTG GGCATTTgatgttgaattattgaaaattgccCGTTCCCTGGAGATTCCAATTGTGGAGGTTCCCGTTAATTGGACAGAAATAGAAGGATCAAAAGTGACTCCAGTTTTGAGCTGGATTGAAATGGCCATTGATTTAGCTTTAATTTGGCTGAGATATACCATAGGTGCTTGGAAAATAAAAGCTAAATATGATTGA
- the LOC123683958 gene encoding RNA-binding protein 28, with translation MSLTKKPIKDKKQSIKDVLRQRKKEQKKKLKEKRARLVVKNLPFNFTEENLKEHFSKYGDVTDIHILKKEDGKMTGCAFIQYKLVQKARKAKHYTNGQPFLGRNLNVDFAMSKKDYDNIRYKKEIKEEKDNIKVEVKEEPIDEEILKEEVKDEDQENEKDGDDKDDDDLHISDSEDEHQSDEEMEIDEEEQISSKPRVESNDVSEGKTVFIKNVPFTATNEDLKACMEKYGPIYYALICVDKYTEHSKGTAFVKFCFQEDAEKVLQAGTELTLLGNVLDCHKALLKNEILSQQESKSNKKKDVKDSRNLYLVKEGVILAGASAAEGVSQADMLKRLQLEKYKSQMLRNLNMFVSRERLVVHNLPINWDDKKFRELCKKFAGENAKIKEARVMKNMRDVDVNGVGKSKGFGFVTLDNHENALTLLRNLNNNPNIFSVSKRPIVTFSIEKKTALQAKQKRLERSKMKNPVSRNYNPKLVEEEKKQNEQKAINKSKSVDKDKKIKNDNLQDFAGIPGKPGVQRMRNNFKLSQQAAKHFESVKNEKKKKKTMKKSLADKMKDFTKQEKQKIRNKDESDNFSKLVSHYKKTIANVPSIKEKWYSNDN, from the exons ATGTCTTTAACGA AGAAACCTATAAAGGATAAAAAACAATCCATCAAAGATGTGCTCAGGCAGAGgaagaaagaacaaaaaaagaaactgaaagaaaAGCGTGCACGATTAGTAGTGAAAAATTTACCtttcaattttacagaagaGAATCTGAAAGAGCATTTCAGTAAGTATGGAGATGTGACAGatattcatattttgaaaaaagaagatgGTAAAATGACTGGATGTGCATTTATACAGTATAAACTAGTACAGAAAGCAAGAAAGGCAAAACATTATACAAATGGTCAACCATTTCTCGGTAGAAATCTCAATGTAGATTTTGCAATGTCGAAAAAAGATTATGATaatattcgatataaaaaggAAATTAAAGAAGAGAAAGATAATATTAAAGTTGAAGTGAAGGAAGAGCCAATTGATGAAGAAATTCTTAAAGAAGAAGTAAAAGATGAAGAtcaggaaaatgaaaaagatggtGACGATAAAGATGATGATGATCTTCATATATCCGACAGTGAAGATGAACATCAATCTGATGAAGAAATGGAGATTGATGAGGAGGAACAAATAAGTTCAAAACCAAGAGTGGAATCAAATGATGTGTCTGAAGGAAAGACagttttcataaaaaatgtcCCTTTCACTGCCACCAATGAAGATCTTAAAGCATGTATGGAGAAATATGGTCCGATATATTATGCTTTGATTTGTGTTGATAAATACACTGAGCATTCAAAGGGAACAGCTTTTGTGAAATTTTGT TTTCAAGAGGATGCTGAAAAAGTCTTACAAGCAGGGACTGAATTAACTCTACTGGGAAATGTTTTGGATTGTCATAAAGCTTTGCTTAAGAATGAAATTCTATCACAACAAGAAAGCAAATCAAATAAGAAAAAGGATGTCAAAGATTCAAGAAATTTATATCTTGTCAAGGAAGGAG TTATTTTGGCTGGTGCAAGTGCAGCAGAAGGAGTTTCACAAGCTGATATGTTGAAGAGACTTCAGCTAGAGAAGTACAAAAGTCAAATGTTGAGGAATCTCAATATGTTTGTTTCTAGAGAACGTCTAGTTGTTCACAATTTACCTATTAATTGGGACGATAAAAAGTTCAGAGAGCTGTGTAAAAAATTTGCCGGTGAAAATGCAAAAATAAAGGAGGCTCGTGTAATGAAAAACATGAGAGATGTAGATGTCAATGGTGTTGGAAAATCAAAAGGATTCGGATTTGTTACATTAGATAATCATGAAAATGCATTGACTTTATTaagaaatttaaataataaccCTAATATATTTTCGGTATCAAAAAGACCAATAGTGAcattttcgattgaaaaaaaGACGGCACTACAAGCTAAACAGAAGAGATTAGAGAGGTCGAAGATGAAGAATCCTGTAAGTCGAAATTATAATCCCAAATTAGTAGAGGAGGAGAagaaacaaaatgaacaaaagGCGATAAATAAGAGCAAATCTGTTGATAAAgataagaaaatcaagaatgacAATTTGCAAGACTTTGCTGGTATTCCAGGTAAACCAGGAGTGCAGAGGatgagaaataattttaaattatcgcaACAAGCAGCTAAACACTTTGAATCTGTCAagaatgaaaagaaaaagaaaaaaacaatgaagaaaagtttagctgacaaaatgaaagatttcactaaacaagaaaaacagaaaataagGAACAAGGACGAAtctgataatttttcaaaattagtttctcattataaaaaaacaattgCAAATGTACCTAGCATTAAGGAAAAATGGTATTCTAATGATAATTAA
- the LOC123683959 gene encoding protein arginine N-methyltransferase 1: MEDISMDVSNSSTIHFDENDDSDEWDEMELNAEQTSCLFCDKVFLTIAVALDHCRTAHNFDLLELKTKFQMDCYSYIKMINYIRKNKSAAEEIMKGSSSLWDSDEYLKPGETENWLMYDFDDLGTAPSTPHYAIDGKAPISNISYSDLQRKINLLEYQLREKSILLENANKAIDQMKQVTKTIIEGSDSEVPMPTTCSLKGDSDYFQSYGHFGIHHEMLNDRVRTEGYRDAFLKNTDSFKDKIVLDVGCGTGILSMFAAQAGAKKVFGIDQSEVLYKAMDVVRQNNLQDQIHLMKDQIENVGLPVDKVDFIVSEWMGYFLLFEGMLDSVLYARNKFLAPNGRLLPNRCNISLLGISDLDAHNKYIGFWDDVYGFSMKALKAEALSEAFVDTVPKEKIITSTQVLKEFDLETCDQYACNFTSNFDLEINEDGVLTALVGYFDIFFDLPNLVMFSTGPQVEKTHWQQTIFYLNKVVEVKKGESLKGTLSCTKARSNVRGLKIVITLGQTKHQYYMS, from the exons atggagGATATAAGTATGG ATGTATCCAATTCGTCGACTATACATTTTGACGAAAATGATGATTCCGACGAGTGGGATGAAATGGAGTTGAATGCTGAGCAAACGTCATGCCTTTTTTGCGATAAAGTATTCTTGACTATTGCTGTTGCCTTAGATCATTGTCGAACAGCACACAATTTTGATCTACTCGAATTGAAAACAAAGTTTCAAATGGATTGTTATTCATATATCAAAATGATCAActatataagaaaaaataaaagtgcTGCTGAAGAAATTATGAAAGGGTCATCTTCATTGTGGGACAGTGACGAATACTTGAAGCCTGGAGAAACAGAGAATTGGTTGATGTATG ATTTTGATGATTTGGGCACTGCACCATCTACTCCTCATTATGCCATTGATGGAAAAGCACCAATAAGCAATATAAGCTATTCAGATCTTCAACGCAAAATAAATCTCCTTGAATATCAG TTGAGAGAAAAATCTATTTTACTTGAAAATGCCAACAAAGCTATAGACCAAATGAAGCAAGTTACAAAAACTATAATTGAAGGATCAGATAGTGAAGTACCAATGCCAACAACTTGTTCTCTCAAAGGTGATAGTGACTATTTTCAATCATATGGACATTTTGGAATACATCATGAGATGCTCAAT GATCGAGTGAGAACAGAGGGCTACAGGGATGcatttttaaaaaatactgATAGTTTTAAGGATAAAATAGTCTTAGATGTAGGCTGTGGTACAGGTATTTTATCAATGTTTGCTGCCCAAGCTGGAGCTAAGAAAGTGTTTGGGATTGACCAATCTGAAGTGCTTTATAAAGCTATGGATGTCGTAAG ACAAAATAATCTTCAAGATCAAATCCATTTGATGAAGGATCAAATAGAAAATGTTGGTCTTCCTGTTGATAAGGTGGATTTTATTGTTTCTGAATGGATGGgttattttttgctttttgaaggaatgcTTGACAGTGTGCTCTATGCTAGAAACAAGTTTTTGGCACCAAATGGGAGGCTTTTACCAAATAGATGCAATATCAGTTTATTAGGAATATCAGATTTAG ATGCCCACAACAAATATATAGGATTTTGGGATGatgtttatggattttcaatgaAAGCCTTGAAAGCAGAAGCACTCAGTGAAGCATTTGTAGATACAGTGCCCAAAGAAAAAATCATAACATCAACACAAGTTCTCAAAGAATTTGATCTGGAAACATGTGATCAGTATGCTTGCAATTTTACCTCCAATTTTGATTTAGAAATCAATGAGGATGGTGTCTTGACTGCTTTAGTGGGTTACTTCGACATATTCTTCGATTTACCAAATTTGGTAATGTTCTCTACTGGACCCCAAGTTGAAAAGACTCATTGGCAACAGaccattttttatttgaacaaaGTAGTTGAAGTAAAAAAAG GTGAATCTTTGAAAGGTACCTTATCCTGTACTAAGGCAAGAAGCAATGTGAGAGGGCTCAAAATTGTTATAACATTAGGACAAACTAAACATCAATATTATATGTCTTAA